The following are encoded together in the Pseudomonas sediminis genome:
- a CDS encoding enoyl-CoA hydratase/isomerase family protein: MNLQFDERPSLHGYRIGIASLDAEKSLNALSLPMIEALDERLKAWAEDPTIACVMLRGNGPKAFCAGGDVVQLVNQCREQPGEVPALARRFFADEYRLDHRIHTFPKPFICWAHGHVLGGGMGLMQGAGIRIVTTSSRLGMPEINIGLYPDVGGSWFLARLPGRLGLFLGLTAASINARDALDLNLADRFLRDDQQEALLEGLVQLNWREQADLQLHSLLRALENEAHGELPAAQWLTRRERIDELLDVADLPAAVHALSALQTDDDALLARAAKTLAHGCPLTAHLVWEQIRRARHLSLAEVFRMEYAMSLNCCRHPEFPEGVRARLIDKDQTPKWHWPDVAAIPDAVVEAHFAPAWEGEHPLADL; the protein is encoded by the coding sequence ATGAACCTGCAATTCGATGAACGCCCCAGCCTGCATGGCTACCGCATCGGCATCGCCAGCCTCGACGCCGAGAAGAGCCTTAACGCCCTTTCCCTGCCGATGATCGAGGCACTCGACGAGCGCCTCAAGGCCTGGGCCGAGGATCCAACCATCGCCTGCGTCATGCTGCGCGGCAATGGCCCCAAGGCCTTCTGCGCCGGCGGCGACGTGGTACAACTGGTCAATCAGTGTCGTGAACAGCCAGGCGAAGTACCGGCCCTGGCGCGACGTTTCTTCGCCGACGAATACCGCCTCGATCATCGCATCCACACCTTCCCAAAACCCTTCATCTGCTGGGCCCACGGCCATGTGCTGGGCGGCGGCATGGGCCTGATGCAGGGCGCGGGTATCCGTATCGTCACGACAAGCAGTCGACTGGGCATGCCGGAAATCAACATCGGCCTGTACCCGGATGTCGGCGGCAGCTGGTTCCTCGCCCGCCTGCCGGGTCGCCTGGGCCTGTTCCTCGGTCTTACTGCCGCCAGCATCAATGCCCGCGATGCGCTGGACCTGAATCTGGCCGACCGCTTTCTGCGCGATGACCAGCAAGAGGCTCTGCTCGAAGGCCTGGTACAACTGAACTGGCGCGAACAAGCCGACCTGCAACTGCACAGCCTGCTGCGTGCGCTGGAGAACGAAGCCCACGGCGAACTACCGGCTGCCCAGTGGCTAACACGTCGCGAACGTATCGATGAGTTGCTCGACGTTGCCGACCTGCCGGCTGCCGTGCACGCGCTCAGCGCACTGCAAACGGATGACGACGCCCTACTCGCCCGCGCCGCCAAGACCCTGGCCCATGGCTGCCCGCTGACCGCACACCTGGTCTGGGAGCAGATCCGCCGCGCCCGCCATCTGTCGCTGGCCGAGGTATTTCGCATGGAATACGCCATGAGCCTTAACTGCTGCCGCCACCCGGAATTTCCCGAGGGCGTACGCGCCCGCCTGATCGACAAGGACCAGACGCCGAAATGGCATTGGCCGGATGTGGCCGCGATCCCAGACGCAGTGGTCGAGGCGCACTTCGCACCGGCCTGGGAAGGCGAACACCCGTTGGCAGATCTGTAA